AGCCATTATTCAGCCTCCCCTTCTTCTGCGTCAACCGGGATGATATCTTCGGTGGACTGGGTCTGAGTTTGGTCATAAACAATTTCGCTCATCGGATAATCAGCGAGAGTCATCCAGCGGAGAACGTTTTCGTTCAGCTTGAGAGCGGCTTCCACAGAGGCGACCGTAGCGGCTTCGGCCTTGTAGTAGAAGATCACGTAAAAGCCATGCTGGCGCTTCTTGATGGAGTATGCGAGCTTGCGCTTGCCCCAATCGTCGCGGCGGAGGATTTCGCCGTTGCCTTTGGTGATGTTGGCGGCGATAGTCTCGATTTCGGCCTTGATAGCGTCGTCAGAGATCATAGCGTCGATGATCACCATCGTTTCGTATTGTCTCATATAATGAGTCCCTTTGGTCTATCGCCCGGGAAACCGACATTGGCCCCGGGAGGGTTCCGATAAAAATCGGTGCACCAAATATAGAAAATCGGGATTTAGGTGTCAAACCTCGGAGGCAGGTCTACCCTACGCCCCGAACTGAATTCCCAGGAAAAAG
This genomic stretch from Fibrobacter sp. UWB15 harbors:
- the rpsF gene encoding 30S ribosomal protein S6 translates to MRQYETMVIIDAMISDDAIKAEIETIAANITKGNGEILRRDDWGKRKLAYSIKKRQHGFYVIFYYKAEAATVASVEAALKLNENVLRWMTLADYPMSEIVYDQTQTQSTEDIIPVDAEEGEAE